Proteins found in one Anabas testudineus chromosome 1, fAnaTes1.2, whole genome shotgun sequence genomic segment:
- the LOC113162468 gene encoding transcription factor IIIA — translation MFDLYSSIFYYLYSLVNIDAAEMETEKESHKRYICSFPDCSAAYNKQWKLDAHLCKHTGVKPFACEHDGCGKSFCSPYHLGRHELTHSGAKPFRCTVDGCTEAFTTNANRTRHISRIHSPGQKKYVCKFEGCGIEFKKNKQLKSHICEQHTQLPPYQCTYEGCQMRFTFPSKLKRHEKVHRGYPCKEEGCTFIGKTWTENLKHRKEQHRPSFQCDQCSKVFRDSWFLQQHQRVHSDVRVVLKCPRADCDRSFTTMFNLQSHISSFHEELRPFACTEEGCGKTFAMRQSLQRHSVVHDPERKKQKKSKPKRSLASRLSGYSETKRVICKKQKKPESVPAQSMNPPNSVELVSLLQDTSLLCNPAVDTHGLTNVLTTPLTV, via the coding sequence ATGTTCGATCTGTATTCTTCTATATTCTATTATCTGTATTCGTTGGTAAATATTGATGCCGCAGAAATGGAAACTGAAAAGGAATCGCACAAACGTTACATCTGCTCGTTTCCCGACTGCTCGGCGGCTTATAACAAGCAGTGGAAGCTCGACGCTCATCTGTGTAAACACACGGGGGTGAAGCCGTTCGCATGTGAGCACGACGGCTGCGGTAAGTCGTTCTGCAGCCCGTATCACCTGGGGAGACACGAGCTCACCCACAGCGGTGCGAAGCCTTTCCGCTGCACCGTGGACGGATGCACGGAGGCCTTCACCACCAACGCGAACCGGACCAGACACATAAGCCGCATCCACAGTCCGGGGCAGAAGAAGTACGTTTGTAAATTTGAGGGTTGTGGGATTGAATTTAAGAAGAACAAGCAGCTTAAATCCCACATATGTGAGCAGCACACCCAGCTGCCCCCTTACCAGTGCACTTATGAAGGCTGCCAGATGCGATTCACCTTCCCTAGCAAGCTGAAGAGGCATGAGAAGGTGCACAGAGGGTACCCCTGCAAAGAGGAGGGCTGTACATTCATAGGAAAGACCTGGACTGAGAACCTGAAGCACAGGAAGGAGCAGCACAGGCCCAGCTTTCAGTGCGACCAGTGCAGCAAGGTGTTCAGAGACTCATGGTTCTTGCAGCAGCATCAGCGTGTCCACTCTGACGTCCGAGTGGTCCTCAAGTGTCCCAGGGCTGACTGTGACAGGTCATTCACCACAATGTTCAACCTGCAGAGTCACATCAGCTCCTTCCACGAGGAGCTGCGGCCTTTCGCCTGCACTGAAGAAGGCTGCGGAAAGACCTTCGCCATGAGACAGAGCCTCCAGCGCCACAGCGTCGTCCACGACCCGGaaaggaagaagcagaagaagtcTAAACCCAAAAGGTCTCTTGCTTCCAGATTAAGCGGAtacagtgaaacaaagagaGTAATCTGCAAGAAACAGAAGAAGCCTGAATCAGTGCCAGCTCAGAGTATGAATCCACCTAATTCTGTTGAACTGGTGTCCCTCTTACAGGACACGTCCTTGCTGTGCAATCCTGCTGTGGACACACATGGACTTACTAATGTCCTGACAACCCCCTTAACAGTCTAA